A section of the Triticum dicoccoides isolate Atlit2015 ecotype Zavitan chromosome 7A, WEW_v2.0, whole genome shotgun sequence genome encodes:
- the LOC119328880 gene encoding transcription factor IBH1-like 1, translated as MQGPRTSTKSFKQAFLRNLLLSLQLQAHPNTSFGGTTSLRVRKRAVMSAVDVAMATAHGGGARWPKAILAPASRACKVQRCRRIVRRCRGCKRSYVAGRLLRRWTIAPRDVIPGGRHAAVDEVTLLREAMDYAVHLRAQVDVLRRLSEAVKRSSSMGRP; from the exons ATGCAAGGTCCTAGAACCAGCACCAAGTCCTTCAAGCAGGCCTTCCTCAGGAACCTCCTCCTCAGCCTCCAGCTACAGGCACACCCGAACACGTCCTTCGGCGGCACCACTAGCCTCCGCGTGAGGAAGCGCGCCGTCATGTCCGCGGTGGACGTCGCTATGGCGACTGCGCACGGCGGTGGAGCGAGGTGGCCTAAGGCCATCTTGGCTCCGGCGTCCAGAGCGTGCAAGGTACAGAGGTGCCGGAGGATCGTGAGGAGGTGCCGCGGCTGCAAGAGGAGCTATGTTGCGGGGAGGCTCCTTAGGAGGTGGACCATCGCGCCGAGGGATGTGATACCGGGAGGCCGGCACGCCGCAGTCGACGAGGTCACTCTGCTCCGTGAGGCCATGGACTACGCCGTTCACCTGCGTGCTCAGGTCGATGTGCTCCGCCGGCTCTCCGAAGCCGTGAAAAGATCCAGCTCCATGGGTCGGCCG TGA